One Desulfonatronovibrio hydrogenovorans DSM 9292 DNA segment encodes these proteins:
- the secA gene encoding preprotein translocase subunit SecA: protein MFGIVKKIFGSKNERYLKKLEPMVERINSLESEIKALSDDELRQRIAAWKEEVGNGAKLDDLLPHVFAVVREGSVRALGLRHFDVQLMGGIALHEGRIAEMKTGEGKTLVATLPAVLNALSGKGVHIITVNDYLAGRDAQWMGNLYNFLGLEVGVIVHGLSDEERRKSYSADVTYGTNNEFGFDYLRDNMKFYSHQLVQGELNYAIVDEVDSILIDEARTPLIISGPAEDSTSLYNRINSIVPRLKKDRDFTVDEKAKTVALTDEGVQKVEEILDIENLFDPENITFQHHVLQALKAHNIFALDVDYIVKEGQVIIVDEFTGRLMPGRRFSDGLHQALEAKEGVKVAAENQTLASITFQNYFRMYDKLAGMTGTADTEAVEFKEIYGLDVIVIPPHKPMVRKDFPDMVYKTQEEKFRAIALEIQHLHEKGQPVLVGTTSIERSELISRMLKKARVPHDVLNAKHHEKEAEIIAHAGEKGRVTLATNMAGRGTDIVLGEGVRELGGLHILGTERHESRRIDNQLRGRAGRQGDPGSSRFYLALDDTLLRLFGSERISGLMDKLGMEDGQAIENKMISRAIENAQTRVEAHNFEIRKQLLDFDNVMNQQREVIYAQRREIMSSEDVRDLMDQVVEEIMEDVYTPVGEGAPVNLDQETKDMLKGRLEEVFNLARLMEDEHIPTREESLKAVNDHLDKLKEDAGDHYQEVLRFFLLESLDRNWKEHLLNMDHLKQGIGLRGYGQRDPKREYKREGFEMFEDLLYRIKENTLKAVTRLRIQKAVKEDEFKHKEQQNLKFGGPSDTGKAAKPETVKRTEPKVGRNDPCPCGSGKKHKKCCG, encoded by the coding sequence ATGTTTGGAATAGTAAAAAAAATTTTTGGCAGCAAGAATGAGAGGTACCTCAAGAAGCTGGAGCCCATGGTGGAGCGGATCAACTCTCTGGAAAGCGAAATCAAGGCCCTGAGCGATGACGAACTGCGCCAGAGAATAGCTGCCTGGAAGGAAGAGGTGGGTAATGGAGCCAAGCTGGATGACCTTCTGCCCCACGTTTTTGCCGTGGTCAGGGAAGGTTCGGTCCGGGCCCTTGGCCTGCGCCATTTTGACGTGCAGCTGATGGGTGGAATTGCTCTGCACGAGGGCCGGATCGCAGAGATGAAGACCGGTGAAGGCAAGACCCTGGTGGCCACCCTGCCGGCGGTGCTCAACGCCCTGTCCGGTAAAGGGGTGCACATTATCACGGTCAATGACTACCTGGCTGGGCGCGATGCCCAGTGGATGGGCAATCTGTACAATTTTCTGGGGCTTGAAGTCGGGGTCATTGTTCATGGTTTAAGTGATGAGGAACGAAGAAAGTCCTACTCAGCAGACGTGACCTACGGAACCAATAATGAGTTCGGATTTGATTATCTCAGGGATAATATGAAGTTCTATTCCCACCAGCTGGTTCAGGGAGAGCTGAACTACGCCATTGTGGATGAAGTGGACTCCATTCTCATTGATGAAGCCAGAACTCCTCTGATCATCTCGGGTCCGGCCGAGGATTCCACATCCCTTTACAACCGGATCAACTCCATAGTTCCCCGACTGAAGAAGGACAGGGATTTTACTGTTGATGAAAAGGCCAAGACCGTGGCCCTGACCGATGAGGGGGTGCAGAAAGTTGAAGAAATCCTGGACATTGAGAATCTCTTTGATCCGGAAAACATCACTTTTCAGCATCATGTGCTCCAGGCCCTCAAGGCCCATAATATCTTTGCCCTGGATGTGGATTATATAGTCAAGGAAGGTCAGGTAATAATCGTTGACGAGTTTACCGGTCGGCTTATGCCGGGCAGGCGTTTCAGCGACGGCCTTCACCAGGCCCTGGAAGCCAAGGAAGGGGTCAAGGTGGCGGCTGAGAACCAGACCCTGGCTTCCATTACCTTTCAGAACTATTTCCGCATGTATGACAAGCTGGCAGGCATGACCGGAACAGCCGATACCGAGGCTGTGGAGTTCAAGGAGATATATGGCCTGGATGTCATAGTGATCCCGCCCCACAAGCCCATGGTCAGAAAAGACTTTCCGGACATGGTTTACAAGACCCAGGAGGAAAAGTTCAGGGCCATTGCCCTTGAGATTCAGCACCTGCATGAAAAAGGTCAGCCGGTGCTGGTGGGTACCACTTCCATTGAACGGTCTGAACTTATTTCCAGGATGCTCAAAAAGGCCCGGGTTCCCCATGATGTGCTCAATGCCAAACACCATGAAAAGGAAGCCGAGATAATCGCTCATGCCGGTGAAAAGGGCCGGGTCACCCTGGCCACCAACATGGCCGGACGTGGAACAGACATCGTCCTTGGTGAGGGAGTGCGCGAACTGGGCGGACTGCATATCCTGGGGACTGAACGGCACGAGAGCAGACGTATTGACAATCAGCTCCGGGGAAGGGCCGGCCGCCAGGGTGATCCTGGTTCATCCAGGTTCTACCTGGCCCTGGACGACACCCTGCTCAGGCTTTTCGGGTCTGAACGTATATCCGGGCTGATGGACAAACTCGGCATGGAGGATGGTCAGGCCATTGAAAACAAGATGATCTCCAGGGCCATTGAAAACGCTCAGACCAGGGTAGAGGCCCATAACTTTGAGATCCGCAAGCAGCTCCTTGATTTTGACAATGTCATGAACCAGCAGCGGGAAGTTATCTATGCCCAGCGCAGGGAGATCATGAGTTCAGAGGATGTCCGCGATCTCATGGATCAGGTGGTGGAAGAGATCATGGAGGACGTTTACACTCCTGTGGGTGAGGGTGCCCCGGTTAATCTCGACCAGGAAACAAAAGACATGCTCAAGGGCAGGCTTGAGGAGGTCTTCAACCTTGCCCGGCTTATGGAGGACGAACACATCCCCACCAGGGAGGAGAGTCTTAAAGCGGTCAATGATCACCTGGACAAGCTGAAAGAGGATGCAGGGGATCATTATCAGGAAGTTTTGCGTTTCTTTCTGCTGGAAAGTCTGGACCGCAACTGGAAAGAGCATCTCTTAAACATGGATCATCTCAAGCAGGGTATTGGTCTCAGGGGGTATGGCCAGCGGGACCCAAAACGGGAATACAAGAGAGAAGGCTTTGAAATGTTTGAGGATCTTCTCTACAGAATCAAAGAGAACACCCTCAAGGCCGTGACCAGGCTGAGGATCCAGAAAGCGGTCAAGGAAGACGAGTTTAAGCATAAAGAGCAGCAGAACCTTAAATTCGGCGGTCCCTCAGATACAGGCAAGGCAGCCAAGCCAGAAACTGTCAAGAGGACCGAGCCCAAAGTCGGTAGAAACGATCCCTGCCCATGCGGGAGCGGAAAAAAACATAAAAAGTGCTGCGGTTGA